A DNA window from Schistocerca gregaria isolate iqSchGreg1 chromosome 2, iqSchGreg1.2, whole genome shotgun sequence contains the following coding sequences:
- the LOC126325037 gene encoding protein snakeskin-like: MDLFFIVSVVIKVLKLALNIVALILYRSGNNGDFLGVGGSWNINDEKDPDAEMVASGVMVGFFIYTFSALVASCLGQRRTLTDALLNFAGTFLWVAVGATALHYWVRYQSEYQYQFLEVSAEKKVGIALGALCVFNGVGYLLDTGIESYVYFKEM, encoded by the exons GCGCTGAACATTGTGGCGCTGATCCTGTACCGCTCGGGCAACAACGGCGACTTCCTGGGCGTGGGCGGCAGCTGGAACATCAACGACGAGAAGGACCCTGACGCCGAGATGGTCGCCTCTGGGGTGATGGTGGGCTTCTTCATCTACACCTTCTCCGCGCTCGTCGCCAGCTGCCTCGGCCAGAGGAGGACGCTCACG gacGCGCTGCTCAACTTCGCGGGCACGTTCCTGTGGGTGGCGGTGGGCGCGACGGCGCTGCACTACTGGGTGCGCTACCAGAGCGAATACCAGTACCAGTTCCTGGAGGTCAGCGCCGAGAAGAAGGTGGGCATCGCGCTGGGCGCGCTCTGCGTCTTCAACGGCGTCGGCTACCTGCTCGACACCGGCATCGAGTCCTACGTCTACTTCAAGGAGATGTAG